The genomic interval CTGCCGAGtgccacactggcctccctgaGTTGTGCTTGTCCCTGTGCAGAAATGAACGGAAAGGACCAGTGGTTATTATTCAGATCCTACCAGGTGCCAAACACCATTCCAGATTCTTCCTCAAAAGTTATCCTCCTTTATCCTCACCATAATTCTGAAAAGCAGGTCTTTTTAAGATCTGTTTTTCGCATAGACACACTGAAGTTTGGAGGGATTTAGTGAGGTCCTACAGCTCTAGTTCTTGAACCCCAATCTGCCTGACCCAAAACCTTGCTCTTTCCTTGGCGTTTGTACCTCCTGATATGCTGGGCGTGTCCTCCTCCCAAATAATGAAAGGAACTCAGGCTGAGTCTTAGAAGTGGGAATGGAGGGAAGAGTAGTTGGGAAGAAGGGAAATTATTAAAGCGATGTTGTAGGGATCAAGATCAAAATGAATTCCTAGATGAGTGGGACTCACATCTTCCTGGCCCTCAATTCCCTCCTCGACAAAGTGTCTCCAGTTCCTTATGTCGCCCTCCCCATTCTGTCCAGGGTCGGATAAGCTGTCAGGTTCAGAAATCTACAAATACATTAGCCACTGCATACTGAGTACCTATTCTGTGTTTTAcacccttcacctgtttcatgATCTTAACAACCCCATCAGGTAGGTGCCCCAttatacagataaggaaactgaggcacagaaaaggaaGCAGTTGGCCCGAGGGACACAGTTTGTAACTGGCAGAGTCAGCATGTGACCCAGTTTTCTCTGGCTCTGGAGCCTGAGCTGTTTCCACTGCAGACAGCTCCCCTTCCactcctccaccctcctccccgtCTCAGGGCAGAGCCTTTTAGCACTCTAGAGACCCCTTCCCAGGGAGTACGGTTtctgagaaaatgggaaaaaattcagCTTTTTTTCTAAATGCCTGAGCTCAGGGGAGGTCTGATTTTCCGCAAGACCTGGATGTGAAGGAGGTGTTCAGGTGGTCTCCAAGGACCCCTCCAAGGGAGGGTGGTATGGTCTGaatgtgtctcccctcccccccccccaattcatgtGCTCAATCTTAACCCCCTGGGGTGATGGTACTAGGGGGAGGGACCTCTGGGAGGTGCTTAagtcatgagggcagagcctcatgaatgggattagtgccttgaccagaggctccagagagctcccttgagAAGGTGCCGGCTTTGAACAAAGAAGATGGCCTCCATCAGAACGTGACCGTGCCGGTGCCGTGAtgttggacttccagcctccagaagtgtgagaagtaaatttctgttgtttataagctactcagtctgtggtattttgttacagcagctcaaaTGGCTAAGGCAGGAAGACTTGTGCTCAGCACTAAATAAATATACTCAAGTTGTTGGGTGGCCTCTGTGGTGACCACACACTCTGGCTTCCCCTAAGTAGACAGAACTTCTGGCATCTTGTGTCATCACCTAGCACTGCAGGTGTGTGACCTCGGGTGAGGCTGTGGGCCATGTCCTCACGGCCCACTCTCAGCCTCGTTCATGATACTGACCCAAATCAGGATTCCTGCTTTGTGAGATGATTGGAcgtcccccttcccccccactcccTGAGACTTGCGCATAAGGGAGCAGAGACGGTAGCAGTTCAGAGCAAGGATGGCTGTAGAACCTGAGAGGAGATAGCGAAGCAGGGGTGAAGTGGCTTGGGAGGGGCTGGTCAGGTGGgagtttgccccccccccccccacgagccAGTTCTGAGCCCTTCTGACTCATATTGCTGTGTCACAGCTGGAGGACTAAGGTCCCCATCCAGCTCCAAATTTCCTGCCTCAGTGGCAGGTAAATGCCCGGGCATGTGGGTCTGCTCCGGGGGCCTACCACCCAGAACCTGCAGACTTTATCTTCCCATCTGGTTTGGGGGTCTGAGAGGCCATGGGCTCAGACCCCCTCTCTCGCCTCTCCGCTTGGCCACAGCTCACACTCTGCTGAAGTAGGCGGCCACCTCCTTGCGTGGAGGCCGgggcccgccccccgcccagccGTTGCCCACCGGCGGCTCCTCCTGGCCCAGCCTCAGGGGCGGCTTGCATTTGTGCCAGCTCGTGAGCAGCCTGTTCACGGCGCCTTGATCCGTGATGCCACGgagcttctccctctcctcctcagcaCCCTCGGGGGGCGCTGGGGCAGCCGAGCCGGCGGGGGCCGTGGCCAGTGCCCCGTGGGCGTGACCCAATTCCAGGTCGTGGTTCATGGCCTCGAAGAACTGCTGGATGCAGACCTTGGCGAAGGCCTTGGCGTGTTCCGTGCACGTCTCGTCGAAGAGCTTGCGCTCGATGTCGATGTAGTGGGACCAGTACTTGCTTTTGAGGAAGGCGGCCTGTGTGAAGCAGGGCCGCACAGAGCGCACCACGAATGCCAGCAGTGTGGTCAGCAGCACGAAGGACCAGCCCAGTGcctgcaggggagagaggagggagtcgGCTGGCATTGCTCTCCAGCATCCCAAGCCTGGCTAAACCCCCCAAAGCACTCTGTATGTCGGGGCCTTTAGGGAAAAGAGGACTGACGGGGCAAATCTTACCTCTTGGCCTCCATTTCCTTTTCCGTCAAATGGGCACGGAAATGGGATCATGTGAGTAAAATGCCCGACGTGTGGGCCTGGCACTCAGTGCACAGGAGTTAACCGGGCACACCTTGGAATTAGGCTGCCTGGCTTTGGACCCTGTCTCCAGTCCTTACCAGTTGACCAGGAGCAAGGTGTctggcttctctgtgcctcagtttccccacgtaTGAAACGGGGTTGTTGACGGTACATATCTCATAGGGTTTCTGCGAGGACTGAATGTAATAATACACGACACACAGCCTGGTACGTGCTTAGCGCTCAGGAACTGTTAGCCGCTATTATTATGTCCTCGTTCACCTCCCAGGGCCAGAGTGACCCTTCGTCTTCTGAGTCTGGTACCTGTCCTCTGGCTCCTGGCATTGTCTGCCTTTCAGTAGCTAGCACTACACAAGGCTTCTCTGTGTGGGCTCTGAGTTGGGCCCTCAAGGGTCACGGAGACAAATAAGACAGTtgctcagactctgtgctgaagaGCCCTAGATGCTTGGGTGCCAGATCCGCTCTGCTGATAGTTCAGTCAGGCCCGGGGCAGGACGCTCTCCTAACCTGGGCTTCTGGATCAGCCCCCAGCTGCACAGAGAAGTGTCTGGCCGGATCAGGATGCGAGGTAAGCGCCTGTAATTGGAGCTGGTGTTGTGGCAGAGCACACACGGGCTGGGGAGCTGCAGAGCACGTGCTTGGTCTGGGGGAGCAGGCATCCCCTGTGCTGCTCCAAGAGGAAATGCGCACCCCGTGGGGCTGGAGatcttcatgtgttttttttttttatttttattttttaatgttgatttatttttgacagagagagagagagagagagacagagcatgagtgggggaggggcagagagagagagagagagggagacacagaatccgcagcaggctccaggctccaagctgtcagcacagagcccgatgcggggctcgaactcacaaaccgtgagatcgtgacctgagccgaagtcggtcgctcaaccgactgagccacccaggcgctccaagataTCGTCATCATTTAAGTAAagccagaaatctgaattttatgGGAAAATTTCTGGTTTTCAGAGGAGGTTGACCAATTCCaaaattgaattttgaattcaCTTGGAAGGCCAGATGAAACATATCTATAGGCCAGGCAGCGTGTCCCCTGGGGGACCTTTTAGTTTATGATGCAGTGGTTTAAAGGTCGGGTGGAGGGACAGTTGCCCCAGGCCCTGAGGCCTGGCACGATGGCACAAGTGTCCACAAGGGAGGGAGTGGTTTGGGAGGGAAGCAGAGCTCGTACACTCAGAGTGCGACATCCATGTGGTGGTGGTGACACGGGCTCCACGGGAGGGCCGGAGATGGGGAGCCAGGGGTCTGGACTTGCCAGAGCAGAGTGTTTCTCTAGCCCTGGCAGGGCAGGCccggccccctgcccctctcctgacaGCCCCTGGTCCATCTGCTGCCAGGGCCTGCTGCCGCTTCCTCCCCGTGCTGCAGCGACTGCAGGGGAGGCCTGGGGACTTAGGTGGGGGACGTCCAGGGGGCAGAGGATGAGGGAGTAGGGCTGGGGAGGACCAAGCTCTGGCCCATCAGtgggccccccacccctgcctttagGGTGCATCCCAACAGTACATCCCCTCACCCAAACCCTCCCTTCCAGGGGACCCAGGACCCTCGGATCCCACTCCctgagcagaggggcacctgctGGGGGCATTTGCCAGGGAAATGTACCCAAATGGCCCAGCCACCCACCTGCCTCGCCACCGCCCCGgcctggaagaagaaaaggatgcAAATACACCAGGCTTCTAAGCCGGCGCTCAGGATGGAGAAGGTGGGGCTGCCTGAGCTGTTGGGTCCACTCTAGGGGTCTCGAGACAGGACGGGCCTCTGGGCTGAGGTAGCCACATCACTTTTCCCAGGTGGCGCTGATCCAGGGAAGACACACGGCTCTGCCTTCAGAAGTCCTGGCCTCAGTTGGGAAAATACGCCCCTGTCCCAAAGAGCTCCGTCTGAGGGGGAGACCCAGCCCAGTCTGGGGAGCTCCAATCCATTGAGAAACACGACTGTACCCTGAGAAAGCCCCGTTTCAAGAAGCGAGGGATTGGGCCTTGCCAGAGGGACCCCAGGCTGTGAGGGGAGACCCATGCCAAGGCCGTGGCACCCCCTCACCTGGGAGATGCAGCGCAGGTAACGCACGGCCACCTCGCGGGCCAGCAGCCAGTCGCCGTCATAGATGTCGGGGCAGGGCACCCGGGCTAGCAGGCGGGCGAGCTCGGGTGGGGGCAGGCCGGGCGCCAGGCTGCCGTTGCCCAGCACAGTCACGGGCACGGCAGTGCAGAAGGCACAGAGGAAGCACTTGCCATCCAACAGTGTGACGGCCACCCAGACGACGGGAGCGATGAGGGCCCGCTGGGCCATGGAGCAGAACATGTAGCGCAGCACGGCAGGGTCTTTGGCCCGGCGGCCCGGGGGCCGCTTCCACTCTTCGGCCAGCATGGACACGTTGTTGTTCATGACCAGGCCGAGCAGGAAGAGCACCAGCGGGGGCGCCAGCAGGATGCCCGCGCTGTAGGCTGCGTTGTAGCCGGGCAAGCAGGGGCAGTTGAAATCGAAGGCAGAGTACATCTGGGCGCTGGCCAGTGCCATGATGCCGCAGATGCCGTTCATGAAGGACTCCTGGTTGGACTGCAGGAACTGGAAAATCATCCGGAACTTGTCcatggcgcccccccccccccccccacggggcCTGACGGCCTCCTCCCGCCTCACCGCTGCTTCAGGATGGCCCCCGTGGCCCACTCTGCCCAGGAGGTGCCCGCCTCATGGCAGAGACGGGCAGAGCTCAGGGCAGTGGCCGAGGTCACCGTCTCTTTGAGAAACCTTCTAGTCGGGGGCTGGCTGAGAGGGCACAAGCCATCCAATCCTGTGCGTGCAGCcagggctctgcccctccctcccttcctgcccctcctgggcttCTCTCTTCACAGCTGCCTCCGGCACTGGGAAACCAAGAGGGCCACACCTGACGGAGACCAGTTCTCTGTGGGTGTGGGAGGAGTGAGGGGAAGGAGGCTCAGACGCAGGCTGGGAAGATACCTCTCCAATAAGGTTGGAGTTTGGGAGAATGCAGGGCTGTggcagggcctcagtttcttgacCTTTTCCCCTGGGCTCCTGGGAAGTGTGTCaccctccttctgcccttcccgttgggtctttcctctgtgctgtATCAGGGTTCGAGAGGGCTCCTTGGTCGGTTCAGACAGTGATGGTATGTATGATAAGGTCGTGATGGCAGTGACGGTGGAtggtggtggggatggtggggatggCGGTGGGATGATGGTGACggtggtggggatggtggggTTGGGGTTGGTGGTGGGGATGATGGTGACGGTGGtggggatgatggtgatggtggtggggatggtggggatggtggtgggatgatggtgacggtggtggggatggtggggatggcggtggggatggtggggttggtggtggggatggtggggatggtggtggggtTGATGGTGATGGCggtggggatggtggggatggcggtggggatggtggggttggtggtggggatggtgggATGGCGGtggggatgatggtgatggcggtggggatggtggggatggCGGTGGGGCTGATGGTGATGGCGGTGGGGATGGTGGGGTTGGTGGTGGGGATGATGGGGACGGTGGTGGGGATgatggggatggtggtggggatggtggggatgatggggatggtggtggtgacagtggtggtggGGATGGTAGGGATGGCGGTGGGGATGATGGTTGTGGCGGTTATGCTGTTGGTGCTGATGGTGGCTatggtaatggtgatgatggtgacagtggtggtggtgacagtggAGATAGGGCTAATGCAGCCTCTCACAGTGCAAAAAGCCTTGAATCTGGAGTCAGAGGATTTGGATCTGCCAGGTTGCTGGGTCCCCTCCCTGCTAGGCAGGGCGCTATGCCTGTGAGCATAAAACAGGTGCTTTTATGTCCAGTCTGCTTGTGTCGCTGTGAGTGTGCCCATGTGTTTATGGACTGTGGATGAGAAATCCTTTCCCAGCTGCACCTCCTGCCTCTACTCCCCCAGATCAAAAATTAAAGGGGTGGGGCTGTGGGGTTTTATGCCTGGAGCTGTGGCATGAAAGTCTGAGTATGTGGGGAGCCAGGCCAGGGCCCCTCCATCAGCATATCAAAGTGGGGCAGAGCTGAAAGGGCTCCCTTTGATGCTGCCAGTTCTCCCAGAAAAACAGGTCAGGTCCAGCTCTAACCAAATGGGGCTGAGGCAGAGCAAGGGCCTGGATGGAGTGGCTCCATGGGTCCCCCGGatctgtgtgtccctgtgtgtgccCATGTGCGAGCTCCCTGTGGCTTTGGGCCTCTGTGCATCTGCATGTGTGCAAGTGACCAGAGGAgaggtctctgtgtctgtgtgtctctgcaTGACTGACAAGAACTGGCACGGCCTGGGGCTTCCTCCGTGTCTGGCCACACGCATCACCTTGTGTAATGCTCCCACAATCCTATGGGAAAGGTACCACTGTCCCTATTTTACAAAACTGGGGACTAAGGCTTAGGTGAAGTTACTCGCTAAAGGTTACCCAGCTTGTAGGTGGAGGAGTTGAATTCAGACTAGGTGGGGGTTGGGTGTGAAGGAGAGGACAGGGGagtattatttttgcctttttcctctGGCTGTATCAGGTTCTCCTGTTCTACTAGTTTGGATGGAAATGCTAGGTATCACAAGCAGGATACAGGCAGGGAAGGATATTGTTCCCCTCAGTCCTCAAGCTGGAGCATCTAGGCTGGTGACACCTGCAGGACCTTTTAGGGGGCCCTCCAGAGGTGCACCCATAGGTGCAGAGCAGGATGAGGGAGATACAGCCAAGGAGGTGTCTGTCCCCAGACATCTGCTGCAGCATCAATGTGCGTGGTAGACAAGGGTTCTGAGCTGCTGGCAGAGCCTAAAACACAGCCCCAGGTGtagaggggtgaggctgggggcggggggtgtggtgTAGGAGCCCAGGAGCCCGGAAGGGCTGCCTTGAATCTCTGTTTTCTACTGTGGGCACGGCTCCCTGTTTGTAGCTGATGTGCCCTTTTAGTGGCACCCAAGCTGGCTACCAGCTCGAACCTCTTTTTTACTCCATGCCATGCTGTATCCATTCTTTGCAAGTTCTAACTTGCACATTAGTTTAAAATACTTGACATAAAACAGTTTGATTGGATTCGAAACCTATTATTCTGGTTATCACCAGAATTTTGTTTACAGTTAttgaaagcaaatattaaatattagacaTTAGTTTGGAATTTATCACTCCCCCTTGGGTCAGGGCTTTCATGGGTGTATTTGTCAAACATTTGAAAAGGTCATCATTAAAgagctttggggtgggggggtggaataaaatgggtgaaggaggtcACTTTGCCCCGGTGTCATGTACCGATGTTATCAGTGAGTTGATCCAGTGGGGTGGGAAGAAGATTAGGAATCTCTCAGCCTCgaagagagggtggggcagagcagGTGCTCTATGAGGGAGAAGGTAGAGGTGGCCTCTTGAGCACCAGGTGAGGCCAGAACTGTGTCAGAGACCACAGCGGGGACACAAAGCTGCATGGGTGGGAGGGCAATTCCTTAACCATCACCCCTTGACTTGTGCTGTCCCCCTCTTGGAATACCATCTGCCCTCACTCTTGCCCACTCACGTCCACTTCAACGCCTTGCCCATTCActcattgtttcttttgctgaacAGTCAAGAAACCATGTTACAGGGTGGTTAAGAAGCAACCTATCCAatggcctgggttcaagtctcaaCCCTGCCATGTACCAGCCAGGAACCTCGGGCAGGTAATTTAACCTCTGGGTGCCACAATGTTCTTGTCTGTGGAATGGGGACAAGTAAAGAGCCTACTGCTCAGGCTGTTGTGGGGATTCCGGGAGATACTGCAGGTGGGAGTGGAGTGGCAAATGACCCTTATAATAACCTTGGAATGGTAATAATTATTAGCTCTGTACTTGAGCTTCAGTAGTGCATTTTGAAAATCTCTATTTGTTTCCTATTACCGCTGTAGAAAATGACCACAAGTTTattggcttaaaacagcacaagttttattttctcacagttctgggaggTCAGGAGTCTGAAATGGGTCACAACAGGCTAAAAATCAAGGGGTTGGCAGTTGTGTTCCCGGGGAGACTCCATTTCCTGGCCTTTCCCAGCTTGGAGAAGATAACCACATTCCCCTGCTCACAACCCCAtgtccctccagcctctgcttctgtcgtcacttctcctctgcctctgacCGTCCCACCTCCCTCTTCTAAGAACACTGAGCGCATGGGTAATCCTGACTAATCCAGGAtagtctccccatctcaaaacTGTTAGcacaatcacatctgcaaagtcccatTTGCAGGTAACCCACTCACAAGTTCCAGAGATCAGGAGGTAGACTTTGGGGGTCCATTACTCTTATCTGCTGCGGTTGGGGTCTTTGGTAGTGCATTCAGCAGTGTTTTGTGTCTTCTGCACCTCTTCCCTGTAACCCCCCAGACTGTGACTGGGTGTAAATGGAAAGCAGGGTATCATGACCCTGCTCAAACTTTTTGATGCCTTGGGCGGCAAACTCACCCACGGCCACCACTGTGGGATGTGCACTGGCCCCTTCGCCTCCAGCCATCAGGAGTGGTCCTGGCACCCACCAGTGCCGGTGGGTCCCCTCCAGCTTGGAAGAGTTAAGCGTGTCATGAAAAGCAGCATGCAAAGGGGGCCTGTGGGGAGCGGGTGCTGTCCCTCTAGGGAAATGCCCAATTTGCGTAGGAGAGCACGAGCGTGTGGCGTTCAAGTGGGCATTGCCCTCAACCAGCAGCCATGGGAGTACCCAGAGAACAGGGCCATGTAGGAGGCAGGGACCATCAGCGACATGTGGCTGCCGAAGCAGCTCAAGGACTGCCAGCTGTGTTATCAGAGGTATAACACCTTTACCTAAGAAGGATATAATGCCACTCTCTTCTGCATCAGCTAAACAGTATCGAAGGTTGTATATTGTGGCAGAAACCAGTAGCGCTCATCAGACAGTCTATGTGCTTCCTCACAATCCCCAGCCCATGTTCCAGGCAGGTTGGAGCCACATGGTTGAGTTCTGGcatagaacccccccccccagcccccacctcttaCCACTCTtcctgctctttttctttctgtctcttcgaCCCTGGACAAGGTGTAACACGCGCCTCTGGGCCCCACCCGGCCTTGTCAGCATTCGCTTCCACATTCTGAAGGCTGCTCGTAGCACACCCGGGACACTGGCCCAAGGCAAGCTGGAGGTACCTGAGTCAGTGTCCCAGTGAATGACTGTTGGAAATTGGGAATAAACACTCCACTCCTTCCCGCCTGGGTTGGGATGACTCCTGCACGTGGCTCCCAGAGTTGTTCACAGCAGTGACTGGCtggctttcttcccttttctaaaactttctataatgtttatttacttttgagagagagacagagacagagcgcgagtaggggagggtcagagagagagggagacacagaatccaaagcaggtccaggctccaagctgtcagcacagagcctgacacgggggtcgaactcccgaaccgcgagatcatgatctgagccgaagtcagacgcttaaccgactgagccacccgggcgcccctacgcATTGCATTTTAAGCAGGACACTGACAAACAAGAACAGCCAGAGTTCTAAATACTTcccacctatttctttttttttttttaattttttttttcaacgtttatttatttttgggacagagagagacagagcgtgaacgggggaggggcagagagagagggagacacagaatcggaaacaggctccaggctctgagccatcagcccagagcccgacgcggggctcgaactcacggaccgcgagatcgtgacctggctgaagtcggacgcttaaccgactgcgccacccaggcgccccttcccaccTATTTCTGCCCATCTCCACCCTAATCCAGGTTCCGCTAGCTCTTGCCTCCTTCTGAAGTGCACGCTGGCCCCTATCAAGCTATTCTCAGGCTGCAGACAGTGTGATTTTTAAAGAGTGGACATCTGATTATATGACCACATTCTTAACTCCCTTCAATGACTGAAGTAAACAAATCCTTAACAGGCTCTGCATGCCCATGTGGGAGCTGGGCCCGGGGCCACTCTGCTCCCAATACCTACTCTCCAGCTCACTTGCCTGCTTTCAGTTCCTCAGACAGGATAAATCCCTCCTCATCTCACAACCTTTGCATGTGCGGTGTGCCTTCCCCGAATGCTTCTCCTACCCTTCACCTGAGAAATTTCTGTTTATCCTTAAGACCGcagcttaggggtgcctgggtggcatccgactcttgactttggctcaggtcatgatctcatggtttgtgggttcgagccctgcattgggctccgtgctgacagtggggagcctgcttgggattttctctctctctctctgcccctccctagctcccacatcaaaataaataaacttaaaaaaaaaaaaaagacctcagcTTAATGGTCCGTCTTCAGAGACGTTCCTGAACCTTTAGCTTAGACAGTTCTGCTGATATAGGCTTTCCAGCCTCCTGGATGTACTGCCCTTTCCCTTTCCCAGCACTGATTACAACTTGAGTTCCTTCTTTTGGAGGGGCGGGTTTATTTAATATCTGGGGCTCCCACTGGACCATAAATGTCCAAGGCCCACACCTCTTTTGTTCACGTCTGTGCTCCCAATGGTTGACACAGTGTGCCTGGtttagtaggtgctcagttaataagtgctggatgaataaatacacgaataaatgaataaaggaaagaagtgaGCCCTGGACCCAGGTAACTTTGAGAGGAGGCAGGAATTCAGACCCAAATAGGAGACAGTCCTGCCACTCTGGCTCTGGGCTTGCTGCCAGGGTTGGGTTCTGTGAGCAGAGTGGGGAGGGCTAAAGAGTAGTTCCTCCTTTATGTGAAGGGTGGCTGGCTGGGTGGGAGCCgtgggcaggaggggctgggcccATTCAAAACTCACTACCATGGTAACAACCAGCGTCACTTCCGCTCTGCTAACATCTGCCGTTTCGGACCATCTCCCATTGCTTTTCTCTAGATCCTTAGGGACCCTGTCCCCACCCTAcagccctctctgcccttctcctgcagAGCAGATCAAGCAGAGGC from Leopardus geoffroyi isolate Oge1 chromosome D2, O.geoffroyi_Oge1_pat1.0, whole genome shotgun sequence carries:
- the CALHM1 gene encoding calcium homeostasis modulator protein 1 yields the protein MDKFRMIFQFLQSNQESFMNGICGIMALASAQMYSAFDFNCPCLPGYNAAYSAGILLAPPLVLFLLGLVMNNNVSMLAEEWKRPPGRRAKDPAVLRYMFCSMAQRALIAPVVWVAVTLLDGKCFLCAFCTAVPVTVLGNGSLAPGLPPPELARLLARVPCPDIYDGDWLLAREVAVRYLRCISQALGWSFVLLTTLLAFVVRSVRPCFTQAAFLKSKYWSHYIDIERKLFDETCTEHAKAFAKVCIQQFFEAMNHDLELGHAHGALATAPAGSAAPAPPEGAEEEREKLRGITDQGAVNRLLTSWHKCKPPLRLGQEEPPVGNGWAGGGPRPPRKEVAAYFSRV